AGAGTAAATTCTATCAAAGCTACAAAGTTTAGACAATGGGCTACTTCTGTACTAAAACAGTACATTAGAGATGGTTATACTATAAACACAGACAAGATTACCAATGAACGATTCGTAGCACTAGAACAAGAGGTGCTTTCTCTCCAAAATAAAGTAACCGATATTGATACAAAACTACAAGACAAATCCTTAAAACCCACACAGGGTATTTTTTATGATGGGCAGGTATTTGATGCTTATGTGTTTATTGCAAACCTTATCAAAAGTGCGAAGGATTCCATTAAGCTGATAGACAATTACATAGATGAAAGTGTTCTAATTCATTTTAGTAAAAATCAGAATATTCAAGTCACGGTATATACCAAAAATATCACTAAGCAACTCAAACTTGACCTTAAAAAGTACAACTCCCAATATCACCATATAGAACTGAAACAATTTGATGTCTCACATGATAGGTTTTTGATACTTGATGATACTGAGATTTATCACATAGGAGCAAGTCTAAAGGATTTGGGTAAGAAATGGTTTGCTTTTAGTAAGATGGATGAAGATAGTTTGGGGCTTTTGGAGAGGTTGAAGTGATGGGGTTTGTTTTGGAGTGTTTTTGGGATTTTTCTACTATTTGTAGTGCTGGTAAGGATTTACCTAAGAATATGGATGAGGTATTAGTATGAGTTTTAATTGGACAAATATAATAAGCTTAGAAAGTTCTCAAAATAATGCATTTGAAGAACTCCTTTGTCAATTAGTAAAAAAAGAGCCTATCGAAAATAAAAAAGAGTTTATAAAAGTCGGTAATCCTGATGGTGGTGTTGAATGTTATATCTCTTTAGATGATAATAGTGAAATAGGTTTTCAGGCAAAATGGTTTTTATCAACTCCTGGAGATACACAATGGAATCAAGTAGAAAAGTCATTTAAAACTGCTTTGGCGAAACATCCTAATATGATTCAGTATTATGTAGCTATTCCATTAGATAGAGCAGACCCACGGATTGATAATCAAAAATGGTTTATGGATAAGTGGAATGAAAAAGTTGAGCAATGGAAAAAGTTTGCATTAGATACTTATGGTAGACAAATAGATATTGTTTATTGGGGAAGTTTTGAATTTATTGAGAGATTAGTAAAAGAAGAAAATGCTGGCTTGAAAAAATTCTTTTTTAGTGAAATTGATTTGTCTGATAAGTGGTTTAAGAATCAAAATGAATTAGCTATAAGTGATCTTGGTGCTAGATATACTCCTGAAATTAATGTGGAATTAGAGATTATAGAAAACTTCAATGCTCTAAGTAGAAATAATTCTTTTAAAGAACAAATAGATGACCTTTATCATGATATGATGGTTAATTTTAGAAAATTATTAAATCGTCACCACGTTAATAAAAACTTGATAGTTAATTTTGAGACATTAAATAATAATTTATTGGATTTTGAATCAGACTATTTTAAATTAAATCTAATAGGAATAGAAAAAATTGATTTTGAAATAATTAAAAATCATCTGAATAACGTAGAATCAATATCAGAAAAGATTTTTCAATTATTAGAAGGTCTAAACGAAAAAGAGATTAAAGAAAAAAATATAAAAACTGAAAGAAATTATAGAACGTCAACTAGTTTCGATGGCTATATCCGTGATTTAAGAAATGCTAATGATTCTCTCTATAATTTTAAATACACACTAAATAAGTCATTTGTTAAATTAGCAAATAACCCTTATATGATTTTAAAGGGTGAAGCAGGAATTGGTAAATCCCATTTATTGGCGGATATCATAAATCAAAGACTAGAAGATGGAAGTGATTCTATATTTTTATTAGGTCAGCATTTTATGCAAGAAAAATCTCCATGGAGTCAAATTTTAGATGATTTATTAAGACTCAAATGTCATGAAGATGAATTTCTAGGGGCTTTAAATGCTAAAGCAGAAGTTAATCAAAAAAGAACAATTATTTTTATAGATGCGATTAATGAAGGAAAGGGTAGAAATTTTTGGAGTGACTATTTAGTAAGCTTTGTAGAGTCTATAAAAAAATATGAATGGTTAGGTTTGGTTTTGAGTATTCGTTCTTCATATTTTAATTTAGTTATACCAGAAAGAATAAAAAATGATGAAAGTATAGCGATTATGACACATTATGGTTTTGATGAGATGGAATATGATGCTTCAAAAATATTTTTTAAATACTATAATATTGAGCAGCCCGCTATACCATTACTTCATCCTGAGTTTTCAAATCCTTTATTTCTAAAATTATTTTGTGAGGGATTACAAAAAAAAGGACTTGTCCAAGTGCCTAAAGGATATGAAGGCATATCAAATATTATAAATTTTTTTATAGAGGGTGTTGAAGATAAATTAATACGTACATATCCACCTTTAAAAAGATTAAAACTTCTAAGTAAAATTATAAATAGTTTAATTATCCAAAGTCTTGAAAATCAAGTTATACTATATGCTACAGCGTATGAAAAAGTTGAAGAAATTTCATTTAAATATGGCCTAAATAGTGGATTATTAGATGACTTGATTTCAGAAGGTCTCTTAACACAAAATCTCCAATATGATTATGAAATAAAAGAGTATCATGAAACAGTCTATTTTGCATATGAAAGATTTGAGGATCATTTAAAAGTAAAATATTTATTTGAACAATTTTTAGATGGAGATAACCCTAAAGAGTCTTTTGAAAAAGAACCTCTCAATAGTTATTTTGAGGATGATAAGATGTATTATAACAGAGGCATCATCGATGCTATGAGTATCCAGCTTCCTGAGGTTTGTAAGGTAGAACTTATAGATATGGTAGATCAAAATCAAGTTTTAGTTGAAAGTTTTTTTGAAGGTTTACTGTGGAGAAAAGTAGATAGTATCTCTCAACATACAGTAGAAAGAATAGTAAAAAATATAGACAACCAATATATACAAAAAAATATTTTTGAAACATTCTTTTTAGTTGCTTCTAATGCCAATCATCCTTTGAATGCAAATTTAATGCATAAATACTTAAAAGACTTTTCTATGAAAGATAGGGATGTTTGGTTTATACCTTTGTTGAATGAAATTTATTTAGATTATGGGATAAATCCTATAAAAAGGCTCATTGACTGGTCATGGTCAGATGAAGATAAAAGTTATGTATCAGATGAGTCTTTGCTTTTGACTTCAATAACATTATCTTGGTTTTTGACAACATCTAATAGACAATTAAGGGACTCCTCAACAAAAGCATTAATCTCAATATTACAAGGTAGGATTACCGTTCTTTTAGAACTTTTGAAAAAATTTGAAGATATTGATGAATTATATATACAAGAGAGACTGTTTGCTGTTGCTTTTGGTGTTGTGGTTGGGACAGAAAATAATGAAGGATTAAGAGAGTTAGGAGAGTATATCTATCATGCCATTTTTGATAAAGAAGAAGTTATTCCACATATTTTGCTAAGAGATTATGCTAAAAGTACAATTGACTATATGGCGTATTTAGGCATTGAATTAGATGTAGATTTAGAAAAGATAAAACCGCCATATAAAAGTTATTTCCCAGAGATAGAAAAATTGCCAACAAATGAGGATTTAGATAAATATAAGGATGATGAAGAAGGTTATCATCAGAGTATAATAATATCATCAATGATGACGGAATATGGTAATGGTAGGGGATATGGAGGATATGGAGATTTTGGTAGGTATGTATTCGGTAGTAATTTACATTACTTTGAATGTAAAAAAGATGAACAGTTAATTAGCAATTATGCAACTAGAAAGATATTTGAAGAATATGGATATGATGGAAGTTTTTTTAATGATGCTGAAAAATCTATCCAAGAGAAAAATAGATATAGCTATGATAGGCATAGTCATAAGATAGAGAGGATAGGTAAAAAGTATCAGTGGATAGCGATGCATGATACTTTAGCTAGGATAACAGATAATTTTAGGATAGTAGACCCAAGTAGTGGATGGAATGGTGAAGAAAAAAAATATGTTGATTATCAAGGAACATATGAACCTTATGTTAGAGATATAGACCCTACAATTTTATTGAAAGAGACTAAATCTAATTGGTATATAGAGACCGATAGTAAACTTTGGTGGAGTGTTAAAACAAACTTTCAATGGAAAATGGATAATAAAGAGTGGATAAATTCTACAGAAGATATACCAAACCCGAAAAGTTCAATATTTTTTACTGATGATGGTGGTCAAGAGTGGGTTGCTTTAAATTCTACACCTAATTGGATAGAACCAATTAAAAAAGGGGTTAATAAATCTGATATAGTATATAAAAAAGCTTGGTATATTTTACATGGTTATTTAATTCCAAATGAACATATTGATGAATTTAAAACATGGGCTGAAAATCAAAGTTTTTGGAACAATTGGATGCCTGATGCTAAAGAACATTATCAAATGTTTAATAGAGAATTCTACTGGTCTGACACCTATACTTTTTTTCAAAACCCATATTATGGATATGAAGAGTGGTCAGAAATAGATAGTTATAAATTAAAAGCAAAATATCCACATAAAATTGGTTTGACAACTTCACAATACTATTGGGAATCGGAGTTTGATTATTCAAAAGAGGGTTCATTGGGGATGAATAAGCCATCTAATATACTTTTTGAAGGTTTGAAAATGAGATACTCAGAAAAAGAGGGTCATTTTATAGACAAAGATGGAGAAATTATCTGTTTTGATCCAAGTATCTATCATGAATCAAATCCATATTTAATGGTTAGAAAAGACAAGCTGTTACAGTTCCTTTCAGAAAATAATTTAACTATTTGTTGGACACTATTAGGTGAAAAACAAGTCATTACACCATCTTTTGGTAGGGATGATAATTTTGGTGTTATGCAAATGAGTGGATATGTTGCTTTAGATGGTACGGGTATTATGAATATTAAAGACGCAGAGCATGAATTTGAAAGATACAATATCAAACTTAATATTGCAGATATGGTTTAATGAAGAAAAATACTCAAACCTTAACCATCCACCTAACCCAACAAAAAACTCAGAAAGTCGGCACCCTAGCCATAAAAGACAAAAAAATCTACTTCGAATACGATAAAGAGTTCTTAAAAACAGGATTAGAACTCTCACCCTATAAACTACCACTCAAAGCAGGACTGAAAAGATGTGATGACAGCCCTTTTGAGGGATTGTGGGGTGTGTTTTCAGATTCGTTGCCTGATGGGTGGGGACGGTTGTTGATGGATAGGCATTTGGTGGGGATGGATGTGAACCCCAATGCTTTGACTCCGTTAGATAGACTGACTTATGTAGGCTCTCATGCCATGGGAGCATTGAGTTATGAACCACACCAAGATATGGAACATCTGCCTGATGAGATAGTTTTAGATACACTGGCAGAACATGCAGATATCATACTCGAAGGCAGGAGTGATGAGATGGTCGATGAGCTACTTCTTTTGGGAGGCTCGTCAGCAGGGGCAAGACCTAAGGTGTTGGTACAGCTCAGTGACGACAAAAAGCAGATCATCCATGGGCGACAAAAACTGAGAGAGGGGTTTTCTCACTACATGGTGAAATTTGCTTCCTCTACAGACAGCCGTGAGATAGGCGCTATAGAATATGCTTATGCACGTATGGCAAAAGAGGCCGGGCTTAAAGTACCAAAAACGGCACTGCTTCAAGGTAAGAACAGAAGCTACTTTGCCTGTGAGCGATTTGACAGGGTAGGAGACAACAGGGTGCATATGCACTCTGTAGCAGGGCTGACGCACAGTGACTTTAGGTACCCGACACTTGACTATGATGACTTGCTAAGTCTGACACTACACCTCACCAAAAATGTACAAGAGCAAAAAAAGATGTACCGCCTGGCATGTTTTAACCTACTCAGCCATAACCGTGATGACCATGCCAAGAACTTCTCATTTCTAATGGATGAAAAAGGAAGATGGAGACTCTCACCGCTCTATGATGCCACTTTCTCCTATGGTCCCGGTGGCGAGCACAGCACGATGTATCTTGGAAATGGGAAAAACCCTGCAAAAAAAGATTTGCTGGAGATGGGCAAAAAGCATGGCATTAAAGAAGCACCACAGATTTATGAAGAAGTACGCTACGGCGTAAGCAGATGGCAAGAGATAGCCAAAGAGTTGGATATTTTAAAAAAGACAATAGAGACTATAGAAAAGAACTTAAAAACATTGAGAGTATAATAGCAGTTATAAAGGAAACCTATGAACAATATCATCTTTGGTCCCATCCACTCCCGCCGTTTCGGCAAATCGCTCGGTGTTGATCTGAGCCCGGGCAAAAAGCAGTGCAACTTTGACTGTCTCTACTGTGAGCTGGACCCCGCAAAGACTATGGTGGGACAGGATGAGGTATTGAGTGTCGAAGAGATCATTGATGCGATCAAAAAGGGTTTGCAGGAACATCAAGATATTGATTTTCTGACCATCACAGCCAATGGTGAGCCCACACTGTATCCTCACCTTTCAGAACTGATAGACGAGATCAACAAGATCAAAGGTCATACCAAAACACTTATCCTGAGCAATGCTGCAAGCATCGATGACCCCAAAGTACAGGATGCCCTGCTGAAGCTCGATGAGGTGAAGCTCTCTTTGGACTGCGCGACCCAGAAGTGCCTCAAAAAACTGGACCGTTCCCATTTGGGTATCGATGTAGAGCATATCAAAGCGGGAATGCTGACATTCAAAAAGAGGTATAAAGGTCCTTTGGTCATAGAGATACTTATCGTCAAGACACTCAATGACTCCCAAGAGGAGATTGCCAAGCTTAATGAGTTCCTTTTGAAACTTCGACCGACCCGCATCGACATAGGCACTATAGACAGACCTCCGGCATTCGATGTCAAACCGGTAAGTTACGAAGAACTCCTGAAGATCAGTCATCTCTTTGACAGCAGTCTGCCGGTCTACATCGCCTCACGCAAAAAAACAGATGCTTCCCCGGAGAGCTACTCCTATGAAGAGATACTCGAAACCCTTTCAAAACGCCCTCTGACACAGGAAGATATAGAAGTACTTTTTGATGAAGAGAGCCAAAAACGGGTTGAAAATCTTCTGCATAAACACAAAATAAAGCTTGTAGAGACAAATGGTGTAAAATTTTACAAAAAAGTTTAAAAAACTCTTGACATTAAAGGACTTTTTGTCTATAATCTCACCCACGAAACAAGCACTCGCTTCTTTCAATCATTGTTCCGGCATAGCTCAGCGGTAGAGTAGATGACTGTTAATCATTTGGTCCGAGGTTCGAATCCTCGTGCCGGAGCCACTTCAAAAATCTTCAAATATCAATCATATCACCTATTTTAGAGGTCTCCTTAAGTAGTTATATCTTACTA
This DNA window, taken from Sulfurovum lithotrophicum, encodes the following:
- the rhuM gene encoding virulence RhuM family protein, with the translated sequence MNNHIAIYQSGEIELDISIQEETIWLTQKQIVELFDSSKANISEHIKAIFNSDELNRSSTVRKFRTVQNEGGREVARNIEHYNLDVVISVGYRVNSIKATKFRQWATSVLKQYIRDGYTINTDKITNERFVALEQEVLSLQNKVTDIDTKLQDKSLKPTQGIFYDGQVFDAYVFIANLIKSAKDSIKLIDNYIDESVLIHFSKNQNIQVTVYTKNITKQLKLDLKKYNSQYHHIELKQFDVSHDRFLILDDTEIYHIGASLKDLGKKWFAFSKMDEDSLGLLERLK
- a CDS encoding type II toxin-antitoxin system HipA family toxin, producing the protein MKKNTQTLTIHLTQQKTQKVGTLAIKDKKIYFEYDKEFLKTGLELSPYKLPLKAGLKRCDDSPFEGLWGVFSDSLPDGWGRLLMDRHLVGMDVNPNALTPLDRLTYVGSHAMGALSYEPHQDMEHLPDEIVLDTLAEHADIILEGRSDEMVDELLLLGGSSAGARPKVLVQLSDDKKQIIHGRQKLREGFSHYMVKFASSTDSREIGAIEYAYARMAKEAGLKVPKTALLQGKNRSYFACERFDRVGDNRVHMHSVAGLTHSDFRYPTLDYDDLLSLTLHLTKNVQEQKKMYRLACFNLLSHNRDDHAKNFSFLMDEKGRWRLSPLYDATFSYGPGGEHSTMYLGNGKNPAKKDLLEMGKKHGIKEAPQIYEEVRYGVSRWQEIAKELDILKKTIETIEKNLKTLRV
- a CDS encoding radical SAM protein, producing the protein MNNIIFGPIHSRRFGKSLGVDLSPGKKQCNFDCLYCELDPAKTMVGQDEVLSVEEIIDAIKKGLQEHQDIDFLTITANGEPTLYPHLSELIDEINKIKGHTKTLILSNAASIDDPKVQDALLKLDEVKLSLDCATQKCLKKLDRSHLGIDVEHIKAGMLTFKKRYKGPLVIEILIVKTLNDSQEEIAKLNEFLLKLRPTRIDIGTIDRPPAFDVKPVSYEELLKISHLFDSSLPVYIASRKKTDASPESYSYEEILETLSKRPLTQEDIEVLFDEESQKRVENLLHKHKIKLVETNGVKFYKKV